The sequence TCCTGTTGGGTTCGTCTTCCTGTATCAGATTTCGCTGCTGTTCTGACAGAACAAACGATTCCACTTCCTTAAGACGCTTCACCTGCGGCTCCTCCTGCTCCTCGCACACAcctgacagacacacacacattcatatagataaataaacaaacagaagcacacacacacactcacacagctGATGTGTGACCGTACTTGTGTTGTCTTCTTCAGGAGCGTCTGGACTGCCATTACTCTGAAGCTCTTCCTCCACGTTCACCTCAGGCttctcatcctcttcctcttgGACTCTCTTGGACGGGCGTGAGGATCGAGGTCGACCCCTCTTCCTGCCCCGTGTGGAGCTGCCCACCGCTCGAACAGTCGCCTCTCGCTTCGTCTTATTGGCCATGGCCTCCAGATAACCAGGAGGATACTGAAGCACAGACAGATATAGCCAGTCATTATAGTAAGACTGCAAAAAGCTTTCCCCACTCAcagctcacacacacatatccctcactcactcactcacacacacacacacacacaatacctGACTGAGGTGTGTGTCCTCACCTGGACTTTGAGGCCCAGTTTTTTGCTGCGCTCCATTCCTTCAGGAGTCCACGGCGCCGGCTCCATGTCATCCCGCCGCAGCAGGTACCGCCACACCAGGAAGCCGCACTTCCCGATCTCCGGCCAGTATTTCACCACCTGAACACAGCACAGTCTTCAGTAACGAGCAGTGCAGCGGTTCTCTGCTAACATCATGTTTCCATAGTGACGAATGATGCaacaaagttttgaaaaaagaaCTTCATTTGAAGTGCTGAAGTGTTCAGATCACTGTGGCTTTgcataacataaaatatatgtgattacataaaatatatgcattacataaaatatatgtGAGAAACTGAGATTAAATGTTCCTGTGATTATTTATTCACAGCTAAACATCAGCATGAACACAGACGATTATTCACAGTGAGGAGCTTCATTTacctgtgtgtgagtgtgtgtgagagagagagagagagagagagagagagagagtgtgtgtgtgtgtgtgtgtgtgtgtgtgtgtgtgtgtgtgtgtgtgtgtgagagagagagagagagagagagagtgtgtgtgagagagagtgtgtgtgtgtgtgtgtgtgtatgtgtgtgagtgtgtttgtgtgtgtgtgtgtgtgtgtgtgtgtgtagagagagagtgtgtgtgtgtgtatgtgtgtgagtgtgtgtgtgagtgtgtgtgagagagagggtgtgtgagtgtgtgtgtgagtgtgtgtgtgtgagagagagagagagagtgtgtgtgtgtgtgtatgtgtgtgagtgtgtgtgtgtgtgtgtagagagCGTGtgtgagcgagagagagagtgtgtgtgtgtgtgtgagagagaaagatagagatagagtgtgtgtgtgagagagagagtgtgtgtgagcgagagagagagtgtgtgtgtgtgagagagtgtgtgtgtgtgtgtgtatgtgtattctTTTTGTGTATGatttcagagtgtgtgtgtgtgatttcagagtgtgtgtgtaagattttagagtgtgtgtgatttcagagtgtgtgtgagatttcagagtgtgtgtgatttcacagtgtgtgtgtgatttcacAGTGTGCGtgatttgagtgtgtgtgtgtgtgtgatttcagaGTGTGCATGATTTCAGAGTGTGTGTGAtttcagagtgtgtgtgagagatttCAGAGTGTGTGATTTCAGAGTGTGTATGatttcagagtgtgtgtgtaagattttagagtgtgtgtgatttcagagtgtgtgtgagatttcAGTGTGTGAGAtttcagagtgtgtgtgagatttcagagtgtgtgtgtgtatgtttgatttcagagtgtgtgtgtgtgtgtttgatttcagagtgtgtgtgatttcacagtgtgtgtgtgatttcacAGTGTGCGtgatttgagtgtgtgtgtgtgtgtgatttcagaGTGTGCATGATTTCAGAGTGTGTGTGAtttcagagtgtgtgtgagagatttCAGAGTGTGTGATTTCAGAGTGTGTATGatttcagagtgtgtgtgtgtgatttcagagtgtgtgtgtaagattttagagtgtgtgtgatttcagagtgtgtgtgagatttcAGTGTGTGAGAtttcagagtgtgtgtgagatttcagagtgtgtgtgtgtatgtttgatttCAGAATGTGTGTGatttcacagtgtgtgtgtgtgtgatttcacAGTGTGCGtgatttgagtgtgtgtgtgtgtgtgtgatttcagaGTGTGCATGAtttcagagtgtgtgtgagatttcagagtgtgtgtgatttcagagtgtgtgtgagatttcagagtgtgtgtgtgagatttcagagtgtgtgtgagatttcagtgtgtgtgtgatttcagtgtgtgtgtgtgtgtttgagatttcagagtgtgtgtgatttcagagtgtgtgtgagatttcagagtgtgtgtgtgatttcagagtgtgtgtgagatttcAGAGTGTGTGCGATTTCATAGTGTGTGTGAgatttcagtgtgtgtgtgatttcagtgtgtgtgtgtgtgtttgagatttcagagtgtgtgtgtgtgtgtgatttcagagtgtgtgtgtgtgtatgttttatttcagaCTGTGTGTGatttcacagtgtgtgtgtgatttcacAGTGTGCGtgatttgagtgtgtgtgtgtgtgtgtgtgatttcagaGTGTGCATGATTTCAGAGTGTGTGTGAtttcagagtgtgtgtgagagatttCAGAGTGTGTGATTTCAGAGTGTGTGATTTCAGAGTGTATGatttcagagtgtgtgtgtgtgtgtgtgatttcagagtgtgtgtgtaagattttagagtgtgtgtgagatttcAGTGTGTGAGatttcagagtgtgtgtgtgtatgtttgatttCAGAATGTGTGTGatttcacagtgtgtgtgtgtgtgatttcacAGTGTGCGtgatttgagtgtgtgtgtgtgtgtgtgtgtgtgattttagAGTGTGCATGAtttcagagtgtgtgtgagatttcagagtgtgtgtgtgtgtttgagatttcagagtgtgtgtgatttcagagtgtgtgtgagatttcagagtgtgtgtgtgatttcagagtgtgtgtgagatttcagagtgtgtgcgatttcagagtgtgtgtgagatttcagagtgtgtgtgtgatttcagagtgtgtgtgagatttcagagtgtgtgcgatttcagagtgtgtgtgagatttcagagtgtgtgtgtgagatttcagagtgtgtgtgagatttcagtgtgtgtgtgatttcagtgtgtgtgtgtgtgtgtttgagatttcagagtgtgtgtgatttcagagtgtgtgtgagatttcagagtgtgtgtgtgatttcagagtgtgtgtgagatttcagagtgtgtgcgatttcagagtgtgtgtgagatttcagtgtgtgtgtgatttcagtgtgtgtgtgtgtgtgtgtttgagatttcagagtgtgtgtgatttcagagtgtgtgtgagatttcatagtgtgtgtgagatttcagagtgtgtgtgatttcagagtgtgtgtgatttcagagtgtgtgtgatttcagagtgtgtgtgagatttcagagtgtgagtgtgagagatttcagagtgtgtgtgagatttcagagtgtgtgtgatttcagagtgtgtgagatttcagagtgtgtgagatttcagagtgtgtgtgagatttcagagtgtgtgtgagatttcagagtgtgtgtgagatttcagagtgtgtgagatttcagagtgtgtgtgagatttcagagtgtgtgtgatttcagagtgtgtgtgagatttcagagtgtgtgtgtgagagatttcagtgtgtgtgtgagatttcagagtgtgtgatttcagagtgtgtgtgtgagagatttCAGAGTGTGTGATTTCAGAGTGTGTGATTTCAGAGTGTGTATGATTTCAGAGTGTGTATGatttcagagtgtgtgtgtgtgatttcagagtgtgtgtgagatttcAGTGTGTGAGAtttcagagtgtgtgtgagatttcagagtgtgtgtgtgtatgtttgatttcagagtgtgtgtgagatttcagagtgtgtgtgtgagagatttcagagtgtgtgtgagatttcagtgtgtgtgtgtgtgtgtgtgtgtgtgtgtgtgatttcagagtgtgtgtgatttcacagtgtgtgtgtgtgtgtgtgtgtgatttcacAGTGTGCGtgatttgagtgtgtgtgtgtgtgtgtgatttcagaGTGTGAgatttcagtgtgtgtgtgatttcagtgtgtgtgtgtgtttgagatttcagagtgtgtgtgtgtatgtttgatttcagtgtgtgtgtgatttcagtgtgtgtgtgtgtttgagatttcagagtgtgtgtgagatttcagagtgtgtgtgtgtatgtttgatttcagagtgtgtgtgatttcacagtgtgtgtgtgtgtgtgtgtgtgtgtgatttcacAGTGTGCGtgatttgagtgtgtgtgtgtgtgatttcagaGTGTGCATGATTTcagagattgtgtgtgtgtgtgtgtgtgatttcagTGATTTCAGAGAGTGTGCGTGATTTCAGTGTGTGTGAGATTTCAGAGTGTGTGTGAATTCAGAAAGAGTGTGTTTGATTTCAGAGTGTGTGAtttaagagtgtgtgtgtgtgtgtgtgtgtgtgtgatttcaaagtgtgtgtgtgattttagtgtgtatgtgtgagtgatttaagagtgtgtgtgtgtgtgtgagtgatttcaaagtgtgtgtgtgattttagtgtgtatgtgtgtgtgatttcagagtgtgtgtgtgtgtaccttaTAAATGCCATCATAGCGGTTCCCCTCCTCCGGTGCGTATTTGCTGATTCGTCGGCCCTTGGAGCTGCGGATCACTCTCACTGGTTTTCCCGCCCTCCAGTTGCGCGACTCCGCCCCGTCCTTGTCATTCAGGGGAGCGTCACAGTTCAGTGCCAGAGCCCtgagaggtcagaggtcaacaAGAAACATGTACAGCCACACTTAACATGCATTAGAGAAACATCAGAGACGCCACAGGATCACCTGTTCATGTGCGTGAGCGTCTGATCGAACGAGTGCTCGCCGATTCGCTTGTTTCCCGAAAGGTCGCGACCTCCGCTGCCGGTGTAGGTGAACTCATCGCCCCGATCCTGAAAACATCAGCAAAGTTCTGATCATGTTTGCATATCAAATATGGTTTATAGTGTTAATACTGATCTAACTCGAACAAACACTCACAACTTCATCCTCGAATCCCCCAGCGAGCACCAGCGAGTACGAGCCGTCGTTACTGCGGCCGTGGATCCCGCCGACATGAGGCCTGTGGACGCCCGCCTCGCTCACCTgaccacacaaacacatttaacaCCTTCACAATGAGCCCCTGTTCCCAGAATGCCCTGCTCCGGAGCAGATCTCCTCACCTGGACACGGAACTTCCACGTGGTTCCGACGGGAACGCCAGGAACTGGGCCGTAGTGATTGGAGGGGACGATGGTGCATTCTTTAGTGCGGCCCACACACGCCataccctaaaacacacacgtCACTGTTACTGTTCTCTCTGAAGCCCCTCCTTATGAaaagtgtgttgtgattggtcaagtgAGAAATGTCCCACCCCTTCGTTTCAACCAGGCCCCACCCTTTTATTCTGCGTATGCCTTGGGTGGGaattatttcattataattacGTCGTCCGGTGAAGTCGAAGCATCGTGTGTGTCCGCACACACTCCCGTACCTGCTTTCCCACAATGCATCAGCGCTCGTAAAGGCAGCTCAGCGGGACTCTGGCGCTCAGCTGGTTTCTCTCAGAGTAAATGAGCGTCTGAAGCTGCTCAAGCTCTCATTCTTTACACAAACAGCCTTTGATCTGCAGATGAAGCTCACGCTCTCCATGTTCTTTGAGTTTCACAGCCGTTATTAATCAACAGACGCATCACTAAACAATCTGTGTGAATGCAGCAGCCGCTGGTACAGGAccgcaacacacacacacacacgttctcAAGTTAAATCATCTGCTGTTGCATACAGGTTCTGAGAAATTCATTAAAGAGAATTTGgggaattgtgtgtgtgtgtgtgtgtgtgtctcaccttGCCCCAGTCTCTCTGGCTCTCTGTTGTGGCTGACGGCATCTTGGACTTCTTCTTGCTGGTTCTGAGTTTCTCTCCAGCTTTCACAACCTCACTGCTGTCATTCTTACAGGTGGGACAatacctgcacacacacacacacacacacacacacacacacacacacacacacacacacagtcatgcTGGTTCAGCAGCTCACCTGCATCACAGCACATGTGACAATGTCCATTCACATAATAAAGAGAGAGTTTGTGATGTAAGAAACACtgatgaacattaataaatgaataagttCAATGGAAAAAATCAATGGAAAAGTTAATTTGTGAtggtggagtgtgtgtgtgtgtgtgtgtgtgtgtctcaccaGTCTTCGTCCTCAGGTATGGAGGACAGCGGCGGGTTCAGGCAGTAGATGTGAAACGCCATGTTACACTCGTCACAGAGCAGCTGCATGTGAGCGTCCTGCTTCCCTCCGCACACGCAGCACGAGCAGAAGCGGCACTCCGTGTCCGGATCCGCCTTACAGTGTTTACACTCCGGACCGCTCTTACCTGACACACATCACACGCATTACACACACAATACTTCACAATCGACACAACACCCATGTGACTCGACGGAGAGCGTACGTTTGAACGGCCCGTCCGCCGCAGACAGCGCAGGTGCTCCGGGTTTCTCTATCCTGTAGATCTCATCCAGAAACTGCAGCTTACAGTCACCAATCACATCGCTCGGACCTCtgaaacagccaatcacagcaggaGATTACAGTGACATCATCTATACTCACTGAAATCCTCTGTCGTGAAGAGCGACGCTCACCCCAGCAGAATCTTCACGTGAATCTCTTTGTTGGTGCGTGAGACGGCGTTCAGGGACGTGATCTCGGCGTCGTACCAGAAGCCTCGTTCCTCGGGAAGCTCCAGGTTGTAGTTGACCATCACCACGTCACCCACCTGCAGCTGGTCGAAGCGCAGCAGGGTTCTGGCCCGCGGCCGCACGTCATTCGGGCTCATCGCCACCACGCCATTCTCGGGGTAACTGAAAACAAATACCATCGTCATCATTAACGGCATCATCTACAAGAGAATCAACCCAACCATCACGTTTAACTAGTGACTGATCCATAAATGGCTGATAGAAACACATTATCATGCACCAAACACAACTGCAATAATGGCTGTTTTCAAATAGGTTTCCTGAACACTGCCCTCTTCTGCCATTGGTCAGTCAAACAGATAGCCCCGCCCCCAAACTCACAACATTGGTTGACTCAGAATCAGCTTAAACCAAAAGATCAATGTTCTGAGAGCATCACAGAGTcacaagaaaaataaactacaaatggtttatttaatttgacagATTCCTAAACTTGGGTTCACGAGTTAAAAAtcgtaaaaatataaaatttaataattttaataaattaaataaaaacaaaaaataaattataaaaatgttaaataaaaattaaactaaatcaatactaaaatgtatttcataaattattaaaaacaagattttaaaacaattcaaCCTAATTGaatcataaaaatgtcaaattaaattaataatttaaaaacaaaaacaatctaAATAAAACACCtgctaaaaatgaattaaatcacaaaaatgtcaaataaaaagtGAGAAAAATAAGAacagtaaaaaaatatgaaatgaaaataagaaaagtaaaatcataaaaatacctccataatattaaaaataaaacactaaaataaattataaaaatgttaaattaaaataaataatatatactaaaacaatatataaaatatataatataaaaataataacaaaaaaacataatattaaataaaaatcaaaacaaaaatcaaaacaaaacacttacTGAAAATTGTTATACTTCATATAAattgtcaaattaaaatatagatttttataACATAAATAATCAAAATCAGAACttgccaaaaataaattaaatcataaaaaaattaaatataaataattaaataagactagtcaaaataaaacacttgctaaaaattaattaaatcatagaaatgtaaaatcaaaatagttttaaaataaaaaaaacaaataacgaaAACTGAACTGAACATTTGCTAAAAAAGATGATACTTTATTGGTAGACCTGCAcgtcatgtgaccattaactGACATCAGAGAAACGTGAACGTGAATGTGATgataaattgttaaaatataaaCTTAAAATCTCAGGGGGAAATTATTGTAGCTTAGAGGAGTTCGTCCCATATGTAATGACATCAAGAATGTATGAAACAGACACCTATAATCTGCCGTATATCAGACTCCTCGATCTCTAGATATCGACATCTCTAAAAGCAACAAACAAGTTATTCTGTGTCTCAGAGGAAAATGAAGCCACATGACATCACTCTGAACAAAACAGCCACATCAGAACGAGCCGACGATCACAAATCTCCTGAAGATAAACACATCAATGATTTCATGAGGTCATGTCCTCAATAACctaataaagaagagcgaatcAGTGAATCAGGGCTGTGAAACGCAGTgaaacacacagtcaaacacacagtgaAACACAGTGAAACAGTGTCAAACATAGTCAAACACACAGTGAGACACAGTGAATCACAGTCAAATAGTGAAACAGTGAAACACACAGTGAAACAGTGAGACACAGTGAAACACAGTGAAACACAGTGA comes from Chanodichthys erythropterus isolate Z2021 chromosome 22, ASM2448905v1, whole genome shotgun sequence and encodes:
- the LOC137012996 gene encoding E3 ubiquitin-protein ligase UHRF2-like — translated: MWIQIRTIDGKETRTVEDLSRLTKIESLRVKIRDIFNVKPEQQRLFYRGKQMEDGQTLFDYNVGLNDIVQLLIRSQSDPPDSPALNNGEGVACIVAPPTTASVPASATPTTTIVSPTTISNSIGNGSKSCSPESDSQPSTSSRTFLIDPGIGQFKVNELVDCRDVSIGAWFEGVIEKVTPAIKGQNGRAETAPPPARVGRPSKRTNGKLESEASAAPSTDSNSTPEKGLNTDNSESSTSKTGSREDVSYHIKYEDYPENGVVAMSPNDVRPRARTLLRFDQLQVGDVVMVNYNLELPEERGFWYDAEITSLNAVSRTNKEIHVKILLGGPSDVIGDCKLQFLDEIYRIEKPGAPALSAADGPFKRKSGPECKHCKADPDTECRFCSCCVCGGKQDAHMQLLCDECNMAFHIYCLNPPLSSIPEDEDWYCPTCKNDSSEVVKAGEKLRTSKKKSKMPSATTESQRDWGKGMACVGRTKECTIVPSNHYGPVPGVPVGTTWKFRVQVSEAGVHRPHVGGIHGRSNDGSYSLVLAGGFEDEVDRGDEFTYTGSGGRDLSGNKRIGEHSFDQTLTHMNRALALNCDAPLNDKDGAESRNWRAGKPVRVIRSSKGRRISKYAPEEGNRYDGIYKVVKYWPEIGKCGFLVWRYLLRRDDMEPAPWTPEGMERSKKLGLKVQYPPGYLEAMANKTKREATVRAVGSSTRGRKRGRPRSSRPSKRVQEEEDEKPEVNVEEELQSNGSPDAPEEDNTSVCEEQEEPQVKRLKEVESFVLSEQQRNLIQEDEPNRKLWDEALSFLKEGPNFLRKVEQLFMCVCCQELSFQPVTTECSHNVCKTCLQRSFRAEVFTCPACRHDLGKDYAMTLNKTLQLLLDQFFPGYSKGR